One Actinomadura viridis genomic region harbors:
- the lexA gene encoding transcriptional repressor LexA, whose product MSKVRELPDGPMDESGLTQRQRMVLEVIRDSVQRRGYPPSMREIGEAVGLTSTSSVSHQLRTLQRKGYLRRDPNRPRAVEVRVPGTTPVRTEDETYGPAGAAADTSARPAPAYVPLVGRIAAGGPILAEEAVEDVFTLPKQLVGEGTHFLLKVTGDSMIEAAIADGDWVVVRQQPVAEQGDIVAAMIDGEATVKTFKRRDGHIWLLPQNPAYEPIPGDEASVLGRVVAVLRKM is encoded by the coding sequence ATGAGCAAGGTCCGGGAGCTGCCCGACGGCCCGATGGACGAGAGCGGGCTCACCCAGCGACAGCGCATGGTGCTCGAGGTGATCCGCGACTCCGTGCAGCGGCGCGGCTACCCGCCCTCCATGCGCGAGATCGGCGAGGCGGTGGGGCTGACCAGCACCTCCAGCGTGTCGCACCAGCTGCGCACCCTGCAGCGCAAGGGCTACCTGCGCCGCGACCCCAACCGCCCGCGCGCCGTCGAGGTCCGCGTGCCGGGCACCACCCCGGTCCGGACCGAGGACGAGACCTACGGGCCGGCCGGCGCCGCCGCGGACACCTCCGCGCGCCCCGCCCCCGCGTACGTCCCCCTGGTCGGCCGGATCGCCGCCGGTGGCCCGATCCTGGCGGAGGAGGCCGTCGAGGACGTCTTCACGCTGCCCAAGCAGCTGGTCGGCGAGGGCACCCACTTCCTGCTCAAGGTGACCGGCGACTCGATGATCGAGGCCGCGATCGCCGACGGCGACTGGGTCGTGGTCCGCCAGCAGCCGGTGGCCGAGCAGGGCGACATCGTCGCCGCCATGATCGACGGCGAGGCGACGGTCAAGACCTTCAAGCGCCGGGACGGCCACATCTGGCTGCTCCCGCAGAACCCGGCGTACGAGCCCATCCCCGGCGACGAGGCCTCCGTGCTGGGCCGCGTCGTCGCGGTGCTGCGCAAGATGTGA
- a CDS encoding MFS transporter, translating into MEPNARAGRREWVGLAVLALAALLVSIDVFVLLLALPHLSADLGADATQQLWIMDVYGFLLSGFLITMGGLGDRIGRRRLLLGGAAAFGVASVVAAYSPSPEALIVARALLGVAGATVAPSTLSLISTMFRDARQRSQAFGVWLACFIGGAALGPIVGGTLLEHFWWGSAFLLGVPAMLLLLVLGPILLPEYRAPEAGRLDLASVALSLAAVLPIVYGLKELARTGWHAAPVLATLAGVLVGVAFVRRQRRLADPLLDLRLLGNRVLSTALAGTLAATLLMGAIMMFLTQHLQLVQGLSPLHTGLWMLPSLFANMLSFQLSPLLARRIRPAVLIAAGLTVSVCGLLVLTRVGTGHAPATLITGWALIGLGAGPLVTLATELVVGSAPQAKAGSAAAMNETSGEFGYALGIAVLGSIGTALYRAEVEVPAGVPDAARESLTGAAAVADDLPGPVREALLDSARAAFTTGLHTVALLSAVALAGMAVLIAVMLRHVPPIGASEPKERPESGSEPDSEPAPAAAGH; encoded by the coding sequence ATGGAACCCAATGCCCGGGCCGGCCGGCGGGAATGGGTGGGTCTGGCCGTCCTCGCCCTGGCCGCCCTGCTGGTGTCGATCGACGTCTTCGTCCTGCTGCTCGCGCTGCCGCACCTGAGCGCGGACCTGGGGGCCGACGCCACGCAGCAGCTCTGGATCATGGACGTGTACGGGTTCCTGCTGTCGGGATTCCTGATCACGATGGGCGGGCTCGGCGACCGGATCGGCCGCCGCAGGCTGCTGCTGGGCGGCGCGGCGGCGTTCGGCGTGGCGTCGGTGGTGGCCGCGTACTCGCCCAGCCCGGAGGCGCTGATCGTCGCCCGCGCGCTGCTGGGGGTCGCCGGAGCCACCGTGGCGCCGTCCACGCTGTCGCTGATCAGCACCATGTTCCGCGACGCGCGGCAGCGTTCGCAGGCGTTCGGCGTGTGGCTGGCCTGCTTCATCGGCGGCGCCGCGCTCGGGCCCATCGTCGGCGGAACGCTGCTGGAGCACTTCTGGTGGGGATCGGCGTTCCTGCTCGGCGTGCCCGCGATGCTGCTCCTGCTGGTCCTCGGGCCGATCCTGCTGCCCGAGTACCGCGCTCCCGAGGCGGGCCGGCTCGACCTGGCCAGCGTCGCCCTGTCGCTGGCCGCCGTCCTCCCGATCGTGTACGGCCTGAAGGAACTCGCCCGTACGGGCTGGCACGCGGCGCCCGTCCTGGCCACGCTGGCCGGTGTGCTGGTCGGCGTCGCCTTCGTACGGAGGCAGCGGCGGCTCGCCGATCCGCTGCTGGACCTGCGGCTGCTGGGCAACCGCGTGCTGAGCACCGCGCTGGCCGGGACGCTGGCGGCGACCCTGCTGATGGGCGCCATCATGATGTTCCTGACCCAGCACCTCCAGCTGGTCCAGGGGCTCTCCCCGCTGCACACCGGGCTGTGGATGCTGCCCTCGCTCTTCGCGAACATGCTGAGCTTCCAGCTCTCCCCGCTCCTGGCCCGGCGGATACGGCCCGCCGTCCTCATCGCCGCCGGCCTGACCGTGTCGGTGTGCGGGCTGCTGGTGCTCACCCGGGTCGGCACGGGGCACGCCCCCGCGACACTGATCACCGGCTGGGCGCTCATCGGGCTCGGCGCGGGCCCGCTGGTCACGCTGGCCACCGAGCTGGTGGTGGGCTCGGCGCCGCAGGCCAAGGCCGGTTCGGCCGCGGCGATGAACGAGACCTCCGGCGAGTTCGGGTACGCGCTGGGCATCGCGGTCCTGGGCAGCATCGGCACCGCCCTCTACCGGGCCGAGGTCGAGGTGCCGGCCGGGGTCCCGGACGCGGCCCGTGAGAGCCTGACCGGCGCGGCGGCCGTGGCCGACGACCTGCCCGGTCCCGTACGCGAGGCGCTGCTCGACTCGGCCCGGGCCGCGTTCACGACCGGGCTCCACACGGTCGCCCTGCTCAGCGCGGTCGCGCTGGCAGGCATGGCGGTGCTCATCGCGGTGATGCTCCGTCACGTGCCACCGATCGGCGCCTCCGAGCCGAAGGAGCGTCCCGAGTCCGGCTCCGAGCCCGATTCCGAGCCCGCGCCCGCCGCGGCCGGGCACTGA
- a CDS encoding LysM peptidoglycan-binding domain-containing protein, whose amino-acid sequence MAVTPDGTLGRAGSGTHGAAPPLRLTRRGRAVVVSFIAGLLLVLLWLTAGLGASAGDKEDATPPAATPAARVKTVVVEPGETLWEIATRDDPDGDPRITVQRIADLNGLSDSIVQPGQRLRMPAR is encoded by the coding sequence ATGGCGGTAACGCCTGACGGGACGCTGGGCAGGGCGGGATCCGGAACGCACGGGGCCGCGCCGCCGCTACGGCTGACCCGGCGCGGCCGCGCCGTGGTGGTCTCGTTCATCGCGGGCCTGCTCCTGGTGCTCCTGTGGCTGACGGCCGGCCTGGGGGCGAGCGCGGGCGACAAGGAGGACGCGACACCGCCCGCGGCCACCCCGGCCGCGCGGGTGAAGACGGTCGTGGTCGAGCCCGGCGAGACCCTCTGGGAGATCGCCACCCGCGACGACCCCGACGGCGATCCGCGGATCACCGTCCAGCGCATCGCCGACCTCAACGGCCTGTCCGACTCCATCGTCCAGCCGGGGCAGCGGCTGCGCATGCCGGCCCGCTGA